In Nocardioides sp. WS12, the DNA window CTGCCCGACGAGCTCACCATGCCGCCGATGTCGTCGGCGCCACCCCCCGACCCGTCGACGCGGGTCGCACCGCCGGGCGCGCGTCCGCCGGGCGCGCCGGGTCTGCCGGCTGCGATCCCGGGCAACGACGCCACCCAGATCCTGGCGGCTGCCCCGCGTCCCCAGGTCGGCCCGCAGGGTCATGCAGGACCGCCCGCCCAGCGCACCGGCCCGGACCTGCTGCTGGTGGCCGAGGGGCGCGAGCACCGCTTCCGCCACCCGACCCAGATCACGGTGGGGCGTCGCAGCGACTCGACGGTCGTGATCAGCGACCCCGCGTGCTCGCGGGTGCACGGCCGGATCGATCCCTTCCCGGGCGGCTGGACCTACACCAACCTGTCCAACGAGGGGACCTTCGCCGAGGGCCGCCGGGTCACGACCCGCAAGTTCGACGAGCGGATCACCCTGCGGCTCGGTCACCCCGTGGCCGGCCCCGAACTCACTCTCGTCCCGATCCTGTCCTCGGCGGAGGAGGAGAAGCGGATCGCCCGACGCCGCTGGGGCAAGCGCCTGGTGATCGGTGGAGCGGCCGCCGCCGTCCTGGTCCTGATTGCCGGGGTGCTCGGTATCGCGCTTCTCGTCGGCCGCGACGACGACGGTGACAACTCTGCTGACGGAGGCTCGCCGTCCGGGGGCTCCAACTCGATGGGGGTGCTGACCGGGGAGGAACTCGACGCGGCCAAGGCCGCCACGGTGAAGATCTCGGCAGAGACTCATCTCCTGTCGGACCCGAGCAGCACGGGCGAGTACCACGGGTCGGGCTCCATCATCCGCAAGGACGGCCTGATCCTCACCAACGCGCACGTCGCTGAGCCGGAGGCCGACGGTCTCAACGACCAGTACTCCGGCGAGGAGATCGCGAATCCCGAGTTCCTGCTAGTCTCCCTGACTGACGGCATGACCGACACGAACGCCCCCGCGGCGTACCGCGCCCGGGTTGTGGAGGCCGATGGCCACCTCGACGTCGCGGTCATCCAGATCTACGCGAACGCCGACGGCAGCGACCTCGACGGCAAGCTCGACCTGCCGGCCGTGCCGATCGGCAGTTCCGGCGAACTGCGAGCGGGCGACGACGTGACGGTCCTGGGCTTCCCGGCCGTTGCCGGTGCCGGCGAGTCCATCACCGTGACCACGGGCGTCATCTCGACCGTGCTCAACGACCCGGACCTGGGGCCGCGATCGGAGCTCGACACCGACGCCCGGATCGCACCCGGCAACTCCGGCGGCATGGCCGTCAACAACGACGCCGAACTGATCGGCATCCCGACGGCGCTGTTCTCCGACCGCGACACGACCGTCACCAGCGGCCGGATCCGCTCGATCGACGTCGTGAAGGAACTGATCGACCGGGCCGAGGACGAGGTCGGCTAGCTCGCCTTCTTTGCGGCCGTCTTCTTCGCCGGGGTCTTCTTGGCAGCCGCTTTCTTCGCGGGGGCTGCCTTCTTGGCTGCGGTCTTCTTGGCGGGAGACGTCTTCTTTGCGGGCGCCGCCTCGGGCTCGGCCTCGCCGCG includes these proteins:
- a CDS encoding trypsin-like peptidase domain-containing protein, with product MPSLPDELTMPPMSSAPPPDPSTRVAPPGARPPGAPGLPAAIPGNDATQILAAAPRPQVGPQGHAGPPAQRTGPDLLLVAEGREHRFRHPTQITVGRRSDSTVVISDPACSRVHGRIDPFPGGWTYTNLSNEGTFAEGRRVTTRKFDERITLRLGHPVAGPELTLVPILSSAEEEKRIARRRWGKRLVIGGAAAAVLVLIAGVLGIALLVGRDDDGDNSADGGSPSGGSNSMGVLTGEELDAAKAATVKISAETHLLSDPSSTGEYHGSGSIIRKDGLILTNAHVAEPEADGLNDQYSGEEIANPEFLLVSLTDGMTDTNAPAAYRARVVEADGHLDVAVIQIYANADGSDLDGKLDLPAVPIGSSGELRAGDDVTVLGFPAVAGAGESITVTTGVISTVLNDPDLGPRSELDTDARIAPGNSGGMAVNNDAELIGIPTALFSDRDTTVTSGRIRSIDVVKELIDRAEDEVG